GTTCACCTTTcggtggacgcgcgcgccggcgaggcgtcTCACGGtggcgccgccaccgcggcAGCCGTCGTCCGCTCGGTCACCACTCGCTTCACCGCCGGTCGCCTTGCTATCACTCGGGTGAGTGGAGAAGAAGAAGGCGTCGGGGAAAGGATAGAATGGAGCTAGGGTTTGGGAGTGACCGGCGAGGGGGTTTTTGTTACCCCGAAACGCGCGGATAGCCGTCGATCTTGATCGTGCGGCTGTGGACGTCCCGCGCATGACCGGGCCGTTTTTGGCCCAGGCGGGGAGGGGAATGCGCGGCCCGGGCCCAGGTTGCCTTGGCCCGAGCGCGAGCGCCCGCGCGGGGGTGCGAGAGGGGACGCGGGCCGGGCCTTAGCAGGCCGCGCGCGCGAGAAGGAGCCCGTCTTTTCGTGCTGGGCTTCGCGGAGTGTGTAGGCTGGCTGGGCCGCTTGCAAAAGAGAACAACAGTGCGTCTTTTCAATTTCCAGAATCACTTTTCCAATAGAATTTGATTGAATTTGatacatttcaaattcaaacttgaatGAACCTTGATGCACTGTTTATAAAAGATAAATTTAGACACTTTTTGATAGAATTacagttttccgctgcaaagattaaaTATTTTATATGCTTTTGTTTACTTgccttgaaatttaaatttgaaccaacggaataatttaaattcttcGAGGCCAATAGATATTTTTCTGAGTCGTAATATTGTTATCTttttgaccaacgttaacaaGTGACAATATTGCAACTTTTACTGAATTATCCTTTATAGATATTTTTCTTGTATTATTTCTATTTATGCCCAATGGTATTCTAGATTTAATACAAAAAGAGATTATACCTTAATTTTAGTAGATAATTTTTATGTATTaattctaattctgcccaacggtgttttagtttTAATACACAAGGTTATTGCATATTTTAATTTATGACCAACGTCGTATTTATACATATGCAATAAATGTTATTTGACCTTAATTTAATGTTTTCACCACTTATGGATGTTTTTCAGGAGGAGTatcaatgatgttttccatcaacgatattccaatattaaagggagataattacaatgaatggtacagaaagctGGATCTCTATTTCATCATGGGTGAATTAGATTGGGTCCTAGCTACACCGACTCCCACAGAGCCTGTGCCTCCTGAGCGACaggacacagacacagatgcttcttggaagcaaacagagcttgctTATAAGAAAGCAAGAGCAGAATATGAGAGGCTGTATGCAAAATGGCTCCCTGCCAACAAGAAATGtttggcagtggtaaagaatACGATTGAGCCTGCAATTATGGGCTCAATCCCAGACTGTGCCACCGTCATAGAGTATCTTGAAAAATTAAAGAACCAGTAtactggttcttcaaagacttatgcaacccagttgatcaaacaactggtttcagagAGATACAATGGCGGTGGCATAAGGGAACACATTCATCGCATGGTCAATCAGAACAACAAGCTTAagtcattggaccttgcctttaaggaggatcacattgtccatctggtttttgcttcgttgccaaaagaatttgacacttttgttgtcaactacaacacccaaccacatacttgggacattgaaaagaccattgcgatgtgtgttcaggaggaggaaaggataaGATCCACCACTGGCGGATCTTTAAACTATGTAAACAAGAAGAAAAATACCAACTTCAAGGGTAATTTTTCGTCCTCCTCTAAAGGTAAAAGCTCTCAACAACACAGACCGCAGCAGGGACAGGCTCTAGTAGACAAGGATCAGTGTCTCTACTGCAAAAAGAGGGGTCACTACAAGAAAGACTGTCACAAATAtttaaagatgatcatggagAAAAGAGGTGAGAACGTTATTTCAtttgtaaatgaatccttgtatatagaatattcaaaatctacttggtggatagattcaggagcaactgttcatgttgcaaattctttacagggattccattcgacgagaaccactcaaagaagcgaaaagCAAGTTAGAGTGGCAAATGGAGATCAGGCAGACGTTGAAGCAGTAGGAGACGTTCATTTGGAACTCGACACTGGCTTCATTATTGTACTTAGagatgttttatttgttccttctttacacagaaacttaattagtgtgtctCGCCTGGATACAGATGGTTATTCTTGTCTATTTGGAGATGGGAAATGCTTGATcgaatgtaatgatacagtaATTTCCACTGCATTCAGAAAGAATGATCTATATTTGATATCGTTACGCGAAAGTGTTaattccgtatgcgataacaGTGCGAATGTATTCTCGTCTACACTCGCAAATAGAAAACGTAAGAGAACTCACGATAcgtcgtcgaaattatggccctgtcgtttaggccatatttcgagggggagaatagaaagattaattaaaaatgaaattcttcctccattagagttctctgacttagagcaatgcattgaatgcataaaaggaaaattcataaagaaaataaagaaaaatgctaagaggagcacaggtgtattagaaataattcacacagatatctgtggtccgtttaatgtaaagagtgtggatggttatgactcgttcataacattcacagacgattattcccgttatggatacatttatccaattaaagaaagatcggaggctttggataaatttaaaatattcaaggccgaagtagaaaatcaacatgatttaaagattaaaatcgtaagatccgatcgtggaggggaatactacggtcgacatacccaatatggccaagttccaggaccttTTGCGAAGTTCCTATGGAACAAGgcatagtagcccagtactcgatgccgggcgagcctcagcagaacggagtggctgaaagacgcaatcgcaccctaatggatatggtgcgaagcatgatcagttactctacgttgccagtgagtttatggatggaggcactgaaaaccgccattcacattctcaacagagttccaagtaaatcggtgccaaaaacgccgtatgaaatgtggacaggaagagtaccctcactgaatcacctgcgggtgtgggggagccctgctgaggcaaaagtgtTTAACCCGACTATTGCAAAACTAGATTCGAGAACGGTAtcttgccattttattggctatccagaaaggtcaaagggttttcgtttctactgcccagacagatcgacgaaatttgtagaaacgagGCATGCAGATTTTCTTGAGgatcaaatgatccgggggagcggcacaggaaggaaaattgatcttgaggagaagagggtgtatacacccaatcccgTGATTCAGGAATCCTTTTTCCAGCTGCCCGTTGTGTCTGCACCGCCGATGCAAGTCACTGCGATGCCGACACCTGTGATGACTCCTTCTGTGGTGACGATGAATGAGGAAGAGGAACCCATTCATCAGGCTCCTGACGAGCCAGTTGCCGCACAAGAAGAGGAGCACCAGcagccccaaatagatgaggcaccgcaggctcaggCTCACGGGAGACCTCAAAGAATAAGAAAGCGCGCTATTTCTAAcgactatgaagtctataatagcgaagaaattcaaatggaggatgatcccacttcatttgaagaagccatgagaagtgaacaTTCGTCGAAATGGCTTGACGCTATGGAAGACgaaataaaatcgatgagtaccaacaaagTGTGGGACCTAGAGgagattcctaaaggagccaaaacagtaggctgcaaatgggtctacaaaaccaaatatgactcccaagggaatatagataagtttaaagcacgactcgtggcaaaaggatacacacaaagagaaggaattgattacaaCGAGACGTTTTCCCCAGTCTCTTGTAAAGACTCTTTCAGAATCATAATGGCTCTTGTAGCTCATTACGATCtggaattacatcagatggatgtgaagacagcattcctTAACGGGGACTtagatgaaaccgtctacatggcacagccgaaaggttttgtcgtggaaggcaaagaaaaattgggatgccgtctgaggaaatcgatttatgggctaaagcaagcttcaaaacagtggtacttgaagtttgataagacaataaaagaattcgggtttaaagaaaatgtcgaggacaattgcgtttacgcaaagttcaagaatgggaagTACGTCTTCCTAATTTTGTATGTGGACGACATTCTACTAGCAAGTAGTGATGTTAGTCTGCTGCTAGAAACGAAAAAGTTTTTATTCTCGCATTTCGAGATGAAAGATCTCGGTGAAGCAAGATTCGTCCTAGGAATCGAGATTCACCGAGACAGAttgaaaggggtattaggactgtcgcaaaagacatatatagaaaaggtcCTAAAGAAATTCAACATGCACAAATGCAGTGCccacctgcacctatagttaagggcgacagatatggggaatttcaatgccccaagactcaatatgagattgatcaaatgaaaatggtaccatatgcttccgctgtgggaagcttacagtatgcacaagtgtgcacacgccctgacATAGCTTATGTTACTgggttgcttggcagattccagagtaatccaggactagaacactggaaattggtaaagaaggttctgcgctatttgcaaggaaccaAAGGCCTCATGTTAACATACAGGAAaacagaatctctgcgtatcgtaggatactcagattccgattacgcaggagatgacagaaaatccacgtcaggatatgtgttcaccctagccgggggagcaatatcgtggaaaagttgcaaacaaaccgtcactacatcgtccacaatgtatgccgagtttgttgcgtgttatgaggctactgggcaggtgaactggctaaagaaGTTCATACCCGATCTGAGAATGGTTGATAATATATCTAAACCATTACAATTGTACTGCGATAACgagcccgcagtaatgtatgctcacaacaacaagacaagtggtgctgccaaacacatagacataaagtattatgttgtgaaagataaagtccgagatcagatcATTAATCTCGAGCACATAAGCACAGTgaaaatgcttgcggatccgctaacgaaaggcttaccacccaacgtgttcaaggaacacgtagccggcatggggctaagggatagcctaTGATCCTCGGACTACAAGTGTccaaaaggttaaagaatcgCTTTCTGAATAGAGGAGTATATTGTAGCTGTTGAATCTATCGGCGATTGACCGTGACGATAAAGCATGCTCTATGTACAAATCCATGAAGAAGAGAGAAAAGTAAAGGAAAGGAAAACACAGagtgagatcaagggggagactgttagGTTGATCTCCTAAACCCCCTCGGAGTCCCAACGGATCCGAGAGGGCCTTGCCCTctcacgcgccctgatcgggggcgtacCAGCACGATcaagctggtgggcccccgtcgcactGCGCCATATAAaaggaggtgggggccagcggcacacgGCACAAAATTCACCGGCGCCGCAGCCACCCCACCGAcacaaccctaaccctagccgatctagagGAGAGGCGCAGTAGCGGCGGGAAGCTCCTCCGGCCATCACCCGAGGCACCCCTGCCTCGACCCCGGATTCGCGAAGCGTCCACACCGTTGGCCACCGCGAGCGTGAACATCTACGGCCGAACTTCTCCGATCCCCGCGCTACACCGCCATGGCGGGGACTTCTGCATCCGCCGCCGGCTTGgggcacgaaggtatacccCGTGCCCTCCTCTGCATCCCTCAacctctctctctgtttctagATTAAGCTAATTATAAGGAGATCATTCCTAATCTAATCGCGCATTAGCCGATCCGTATAATTATCAATTTTAACCCATTTTTAAGTCATGCTCATGTTATGTGGTGTTAAGATCCTGTTTTAAATTAAGTCTAAGTAATGTAGGTTCTTACACAGGTCTGTGATGAGTTGTTCTGACATAGCGTGGGACATAAACTCGCAACTCAAGTTCTTACTCATCTGGTAATCATTTGGACACGTTACAGTTTGAGTTCTAAAGGGTAAGATCGACATGGGGTAAATGTGGTTGGGCTTGATAATTTCTTCTCCTGTCCGCTGCTTCTTTCTTTTATTCTTGGGTCTTGCGTACGTGGAACCTGTGCTTTTCCTCTTTAATTGATCGTAGAATATATTTCCATGTGCTAGCAGTGAATTGAGCTATAAGTTTCTCCCCTTCCTTTGCTCAACTGTGATCTGTACAGATTCAACAAAAGAAAAAGACAGTATGAGCGTCGTACAGGTGAAGGGTCCTTGGTCGATGATCATAATCACCGATTCATTAATAGACGTACTGGCGTCCCCCTCTTCCCCCACCACTTACCTTACCTAACACAAGAAAGCGCCTTCCCTTGAAAGAGCGAGCTAGCTATGGCTACCTAGAGAGATCATCACTTATTGCAAGTACGTGATGGATATCAACATCTCCGGTACTCAGGATTGGTTGGACATCTGGAAGCTCCGCATCATTGTCCTTGTGAGCACCACAGTTCAGCTGTTCCTCCTCACGTACGGCTCGGCACGAAGAGCCCCGGTGCCTCGATGGCTTAGGGTATGCATCTGGCTAGCGTACCTCTCTGGGGACTCTTTGGCAATCTACGGCCTGGCCACTCTCTTCAATCGCCACAGCCGAGCGGCCCCGGTGCGGTCCACGCTGGAGGTGCTGTGGGCACCCATCCTCCTCATCCACCTTGCCGGTCAGGACCAGATTACCGCCTACAGCATCCAGGACAATGAGCTGTGGGGCCGGCAAGTGGTCATCCTGGTGAGCCAGGTGGCTGTCGCCCTCTATGTGTTCTGCCAGTCGTGGTCCGGCGACAGGAGGCTGCTGGTGGCAGCCATTCTGATGTTCATCATTGGCATCTACAAGTTCAGCACCAAGCCCTTGGCACTGAAGAGGGCCACCTTCGGGAACCTGGTCGCCTCGCCTCCTAGTGTGGCCCTGAGAAAGAAACTGTCCGGTTTCAGGCATTGCTTCGGAGACTTTTGGAATGGGAGATGGATACCCTTTTCGGTGTCGCTGAGCACGCCCGAAGTGATTCTTGCAGATGATATTGAACAATGTGTCGGGTGGTTACAAGCCTGGGCCGAACAAGAGGAAATGGAAGCAACAGAAGAAGAGCTCAGCCTCCGTGAGTACGTGTTAAAGGTCCAACAAGCACCAGATGCCTCGGTCTCGTCGGTTTTCCTTCACGAGACCGAGGCATTCGCGGCGGACCTCCTTGTCCCCTACTCTCGCCGCGTCAAGATACTGCAGTTTATGCGGAACATTGCTTGCAAGAAGGATAGATCCGCAATTGCAGTTAGGATGGGGCTCGACGAGGTATATTGGCGCCTGTACACCAGGGCGAAGGTCGCCTTGACATGGATCGGCATCGAAGTCCGGCTCCTCACCTTCTCCCTGGCGGCCGTGGCCATAGCCTTGTTCGCCAGGACCCCGAAGCCCCACGACGATTCGGCCGACGTCAAGGTGACGTACATCCTCTTCAGTAGCATCGCTCTGTTAGAGCTTCTCTCCTTCTTGAACATCTTCACATTGAGATTCGGAAATAGAGTGGCGGCTTGTCTGCCTTGTTATTGTGACCCCGACTTGATTTACCAACAAAGCCTGATATCTAGCGCGGCCCGGAGGAGGAAACCATCGTGGCTCCTCTGGCTCGCCGCGCTCGTCTCCTTGGATGACTTAGTCATGCGGCACTGGTACATCAATCAGACGCCTGGCATGGAGCGCATCCATGAGGCAGTGCTTGCCCATATCACCAGAGGGTGGGACGAGTACATACACGGCGACCCTGCTTTGTACAGGGAATTCAACAACCTGAGGGGCCAGCGGGCCGTGCGCAACCATCAGGAGGTGCTCAGCTACATTGTCAACTGGCCGTTCGACCAGAGCGTCCTCATCTGGCACGTAGCCACGGAGATGTGCTTCCAGtgtcggcgggccgccgaggAAGATCGCCCAAGCCATATCCTGCTACATGATTTACCTTCTTTCGGCGCGGTCCGAGATGCTGATGCTCGGGACCAGACGCCACCTCTTCTCCAACTCATTGGACGACATCAAGATCATGCTGCAGTACAGCGACCTCGACGACGCCTGCAGCGACCACCGCAGCATCGCATCGGCCATTCTGCTCACGGAGCGGCTTGGGACCTTGCTGCACCGGGACTCCATCGGGCCCCTCATCCCCAAGGCATGCCAGCTCGCGGAAGCGCTTCTCCAGGAGCTCCAGCACCAGAAGGAGGAGACATGGCAGATGGTGCAAGACGTTTGGGTCGAGATGCTCTGCTACGCCGCCAGCCGGGGCCGGGGCTACATGCACGCCGTGAGCCATGGCGAACGCTGGGAGCTGCTCAGCCATGTATGGCTTCTACTGTGCTACATGGGAATGGAGACCATGGCCGACCGGCTGCAGAGGGCCGGTGATGAAAACAAATGAGCACGGAGACACTGCAACCCAGGTCAACGTGCGTACAGGTTTGCCCGGCCGCCAATTTCTTCCCTGCCACTCGTTTGGCTGTCGCTACGACCTTCCCTGCTTGATCGTTCATTTCAATTCCAGTGGTGTGTTGAACAGTTTGCTACCTTGATTTCGTCTGTGTGTAATGGCATTGTCTGCCTGTAAGTTATGCGCTCCGGGTGTGAGCTTATTTCAATTTCCACAAAGAATGGACTAGTGTGATTTGTAATAAATTGAGGTGCGAGATATTAACAATATGGCATTGTGTGTGGTTTGGACTTGCTTATACTCCGTCTCTCTCCATCTTGTGAACCGACTATAAGTACAGACTAATGGGGAACAAAAAACTCCCAAGTCCCTCGATCAAGCCTCGGGACCAGCTTTTGTTGATGCGATTTAAGGCTGCTAAATTTTGAATTGGTGCAAAAGACAGAGATTAAAGATatgctaaattttagcaccCATTAGCACACTTATATCCTTGCTAAAATTTTTAAGTCTCATCTAAAGTTTAGTCCACCCTATTAACACTTCTGCTGGGATGCGCTAgttctaaagtttagcacttttggctattagcacttggatccaaacaccacCTAAATAAATAGGTAAGAGTTCTGCCTGGTGGCTACTATTTAATCGTCTTACATTTATAGATAGACAAATTTCAATCGCTAGATGTCCTTGTATTTTACTGTATAATAGTACCACCAACAATTAGCAAAGAGGATAACGCGCTGTTGTAAATTCTGTGTTGGTGGTGGCTTCCGTCAACAAAGCTATTCTCACTACGTGAACGCCATAGTCATTGG
Above is a genomic segment from Panicum hallii strain FIL2 chromosome 8, PHallii_v3.1, whole genome shotgun sequence containing:
- the LOC112903661 gene encoding uncharacterized protein LOC112903661, whose product is MDINISGTQDWLDIWKLRIIVLVSTTVQLFLLTYGSARRAPVPRWLRVCIWLAYLSGDSLAIYGLATLFNRHSRAAPVRSTLEVLWAPILLIHLAGQDQITAYSIQDNELWGRQVVILVSQVAVALYVFCQSWSGDRRLLVAAILMFIIGIYKFSTKPLALKRATFGNLVASPPSVALRKKLSGFRHCFGDFWNGRWIPFSVSLSTPEVILADDIEQCVGWLQAWAEQEEMEATEEELSLREYVLKVQQAPDASVSSVFLHETEAFAADLLVPYSRRVKILQFMRNIACKKDRSAIAVRMGLDEVYWRLYTRAKVALTWIGIEVRLLTFSLAAVAIALFARTPKPHDDSADVKVTYILFSSIALLELLSFLNIFTLRFGNRVAACLPCYCDPDLIYQQSLISSAARRRKPSWLLWLAALVSLDDLVMRHWYINQTPGMERIHEAVLAHITRGWDEYIHGDPALYREFNNLRGQRAVRNHQEVLSYIVNWPFDQSVLIWHVATEMCFQCRRAAEEDRPSHILLHDLPSFGAVRDADARDQTPPLLQLIGRHQDHAAVQRPRRRLQRPPQHRIGHSAHGAAWDLAAPGLHRAPHPQGMPARGSASPGAPAPEGGDMADGARRLGRDALLRRQPGPGLHARREPWRTLGAAQPCMASTVLHGNGDHGRPAAEGR